In the genome of Chaetodon trifascialis isolate fChaTrf1 chromosome 21, fChaTrf1.hap1, whole genome shotgun sequence, the window TATTCACTGCCATCATGTTGGCTCAGTTCCAGACACAAAGAAAGCCTCAAGGATAAAACTAGAcattgctgctgcaggagcatTATCATTAAAGATCCCCAGTTCTTTCACCCTTTAGACATTGGCCCTCCTTTTATCTGTGGGCGACTGTTGATCCATGTGACTTCACAGTGAGGAATACCATTTTCTGATAATATAATCCCTTCTCCGGTCCGGGCTGGGTATCTCTTATATTCGTGTCTCTCCCCAGGAGAGTCTGACACGCAGCCTCATAGTTTCCAGGCTGAATGCATCCCTCGCCCTTATCGCTCCCTCCATATTGTGACTCTGATGCATAGGGAGGATGGGAGGATGGACTGTGAGGGtgttgctctgctctctgattaaaacaggaagtgaaagaggaAGTCAGTGAAATTAGTTTAACCCTGTGGAACGTGATCTTTGCTCAATAATTAGtcacaatgaaaatgatgtCAGATTTTCCAAGAAACTGCGACATTTTGAAGTGAGCTGACATTTACAGGAAGTTACTTGTTGGTGTGATTTCATCTGAGTCGTCAATATCCAGAGCAGACTGATTTACGTCACAGTTTCCCTACaatcaatttgtttttcttgtgttcaGCCTGAGGTTATATCGCTACAACTGCGGGTTTAATCATTTGACTGCTTTCACATAGCAGTATTATTTTGTCATTGGGAGAGACTAAACAATGAGATGACATTCTCTTCAGGTATAAAATATACATTGAAACTAAAATGGAGAGAATTTCAATCATGGTGGCCTGGCCTTGATAGCAACCTGGGTACACCATTGAAGCAGATACACAAAGGCAAGTCAGCCCTTGGAACAGGATGTAAATGTGACACTGGGAGAATCAGCTCCACAGAAAATTATAGGTGGTAACAAAGGTTACTTCAAATATTTCTTAGATTTTGGAAGTTGCTCTATCAGGACTGCATACTAATATTCCACTATTGTTCAGAATATGACAATTGTATACGGCTCATGTAAACCTACATTGTGATCAATTGAGATGCAATTGAGATGCATATTCATTGGAGACACACGGCCTCTTGCCTGTTTACAGTCAGCTTTGCACGTTGCCTAGCCAACTGGTCTGGTTTCCTGGTTGATAGGAGAAATAAAACTACATTTAAACATTATCAAATCATACTAAACATAATCTCCAATTTCCCTGAGGGCTCCTCCcaaagggatcaataaagttcagTCTAATCTAATCTTATCAAAGGCTAGGATATCAACAGGTTTTCGGATAAGCAGGAGTGAGCTGTGTTTATTAATTGGAGTATGTAAACAGGAATATTAGTggaatatttattttctttagcCGTGTAAATGGCTTAGTCAGAATATTGTCTTTTTGAAATAACGACAAaaaattgaatattttgtgcatgcTAACGTAGTCAATGTTGACAGCTGgtcatctctttctttttcctcttacTAGGTCGAGGTCAGTGGATGATGTGGGCTGTTCTCCACAACCCATCATGGATATCAACTGTCAACCCTTCTCACGTCCCGAAACCGTGTATCTAGCTGGCTCCTGCTCCATAACACCTCCCTGTGTCTGAGCTGTGACACCTGGGACTCACAGGCTGTTGACACCATGACGCAGATGGACTACAAATACAGCCTGCTGGGATCTGCAGTGGATGACTACCGCAAGAGGCCCTTGCTCCTGCAGGTGGACGACACGCCCATGAACCTGTTTGCAGTCCTCGAGGTGAAACGGGAGCTGCCGAAGCGCTGGAGCACCTTGGGCTGCTTCCGCAAGATCCGGCTCTACAGCTTCCTGTTCGGTCTGGCCGTCATGTTCCTCATCATGGCTTCATACATTCTGACAGGAGACAAGAAGGGcctcctcctcactccatcGCCCTATCACTTCGGCAGCCTGGTCAGCCCTGGACCTTTTGCCTTCAACCTCTCCTCAGTCAAGGACTATGCACATATCAAACTGGTGGTCAAGTCCATCACATCCAAGGTGGAGTTTCGCAGCAGTCGGCAGCTCCCAGAGCTCAAGGCACTGGTTAACAGCGAGCCGCATGTGAGTACAGCCAAAAcatatatctatctatatcgTCATTCAATTTATTCAAACATTTGATTTGTTATCAGGTCAATTATCATAATGCATACTTTGGtgttttacagtgtaaattTTATCTTTCtatttaaatgataaaacaaacTCGGTCCAGTGTGATATCGATCTGTCTTTTAATTGACAATCACAGATGTGTCTTGAAGTGTAATTAAATGCTTAGGGAAAAGGTGATTCAAATCAGTATTCCTGTGGTCTACACAGGGTTCAATACGGCTACGCTGTTGCAATTCCCCACTGGTTGCAGTTTCTAATTTAATTTATAAAGAGATAAAACTGCTCTGAAAACCTTGTATAACACTTCATGTCACACCAGATAATTGCATATGTCTCTGCCAATTTTTTTCCAGAGGGGATTTAAAGCTCAAAGTCATTCCACAGTCTTCCAACACACTGGCCCTGCAGCTTTCTCGTAGTGTCCGTCTCACCTCAAAGCTTGGTTCAATTAATTGTTAATCCTAATGATAATGGCTTGTGCCGAGGCTATTTGCAACATAACTAATTTCTTATTGAACCAGCTAATGAATAGGAGACTGTGGCCGCGGGACAATCAATACGGCATCTGTGGATGGATCCGGCATTAATTGTCCTTAAAGTAGCTTTGTCTCACAGGCAATGAGTGAGTCATGGTAACATGTGCCTTTCACAAAAAAGCACATTGTGATAGGACACATAtgcttttactttgtgttttttcagtttagAATCCAGCACATTGTAGGTTTGGATAATTGGACAAATATATTAGCTATTGGCGATTGGCTGAGTTCATTGCTGGTcgtaaaaagagagaaacttgaattcagaaggagtatggttgtatttttcttagtaaggaaaagaaggaacaagattattttcttttctcaacATGAGAATATGCGCAAATATATCGGCAATCACCGGTTGTTGGGCTAACAGTTGCCAGTTGGAAAATTTTGACACATTGCCCAAAGCTAGCACATTAGAtaagaaatgacacaaaaaactatttttattttcacactggATGAACAGTAAAGGACCTGTGGTACTTTTTAGAGCAGTGCATCAGGACAGTGATCCAAGTTTAAATTTTTTATAACCAGACAGTGGAATGTTCTTAACTGGCCAAATCAGAAACAAGGGAAAAGTGAAGATGGCTGCAGTACAGGCCAGGCAGAGCATCAACAGTGTTGATACTGAGAGTGTCTGCTGTGGTCTGTTGGAATGTAGCCCTCAGTCACTCACTAAAGGAAAATGATTCTATACAAAATAATAAAGCGTTTCTGTGAACTTGTCTAATCATGTCTCCTAACACCTGGAGGACTATGTATAAAAATGACTACAGTTCCTACACTGTTCATCTAATGTGGATGTGAACAATCTCAAATAAAGTCTTTTTAAATACTTTCtggctgaactgcatgtgcaAGTATATCTGCACTCACTTCTATCAATGTGTCTACGCATCTAAAACCAATTTGCTGCAAGTCTGCTCCCCCAGAGACTGTATCCTCCTGCACATACTTGTGGAGAATGTGCAGTTGGTTACCACACAGATGGTGTTTCCTACACCTACGAAAACAGTGGCCCGCACACTGCTAACTTTTTAAGCTGTTTAAACAAACTTCTTGCTTTAATGTATCTGTGAAATGACTGGAATGCATGTATCCTTCATTGTGCAGCCTCAGCAACGATAACTTCAAGGGTATACAGAAGGCTGTGtatgaaatgtatttgtatATTCGGGAAGCACAGTGACTCAGCAGCTTAATGcggcttgttttcttttcttttacagatgttttctgttgtcCCCCGCAAATTCCTGCATGGTGTGAAGAACCCCTGCTGGTATGAGGAATACACTGGGAATATCACTTCGGACCCATACAGGACAAACTTGTATGCACGCTACTCGAGACGCTTCCGGACGGTCTTTCAGCACTTGAGGAACACTTTCCGAGAACACTTGTTTCACCGCGACAGGAAACTCTACCGCATGCGGTGCCTTCCGTATTTCTATATCATTGGCCAACCAAAGTGTGGCACGACGGACCTGTATGACAGGCTGAGGCTGCACCCTGATGTCAAGTTCACCACTTTCAAAGAGCCGCACTGGTGGACCCGCAAGAGGTTTGGTGAGTAAAGAAAACTATAATTTGCCATGGTGGAGGCCTCTAGGCTGGTGTGCAATAATGAAAGCCCGAGAGCATTAAAAGTATGAAATGTGACTTTATACAGTATGTCATTTTGGCATCGCCATACCTCAGGGGGCTTGAGAAAAGCACTTACTGACAGGCGTTTGAAGGGGTCGCAGCCTTAACGATAGGCCTGTCTGTTTCATGAGCATAATTAAGTTTATCTCCTGTTTTTTTAGTGCCATCTTATTATTAAGATGAGTGGATTGTGGTAACGAAATTCCATAGCTTCTTTCGGTAGTTAATTGGGGAAAAGTCATTTGGATATTGACTAACAACTTCACATGATGTCAAACTGAAGAAGTATCTACATCACATACACCAAAACATGGAACCATGGAATTGTTtatattttaatgtgaaacctGGCTGGTTGTGAGCCCTGAATGTGACATGAATTAAGTAGCGCTGAAGCACGCAGTTCAATCTCCCAATGCAATTAACCGGGAAATGAATATTCAAGACCCATCTTGTGCTGTGCATGAGAATataaagtgtttattttctACCTGAGAGTTCGCCCCAAATGTACAGCTCTTGGTGTATTCAAGTTCTGTGTGCTTTTACACCATCATCAGCCTCTTACCAGTGCAACTTCCTCATCTTGTTACATTGATGATTGAGCTCATGCGGTGACGGTGCTCATTAACGGCTCAACTAGGACTATACGCAGAAGGATCTAGACTAACTCTACTTCCCCATCATCTGTGACATAgatgtgtctctgtggttgaaACCACTTGAAAAGAACATGTGAAAAATACAGCCTCCGCTCACGCTTTGAACCCACATGTGTGGGTGCACTGTTTCCTGTACTTGTTTAGCAAACGTTACTGTTGCACTCGGTCCTTACAACATGTCTCCCCACCATGTACTCTGCTTCCTTCAACACCTAGTTTTGCTATATTCTACAGTTTTTTGGCTGCTCCCTCATTGCACACTGTGGGTTTTATACTCTCATTTAAAAAGAGTAACAGAGCAatcatacatttatttaattagaaaggaaatcatttcattttatgaggGAGCtgctgcatattttacaaaCTCTTAGAGGCATACTTCAGGATGTTATTTGTCTCTAATTTTAGGGAATATTTGCCAATTTAGCTGGTGGACACATGCATTATCACACAACCACAGGCTTCAGTTCAGAATTTTTAGACACACAAAACTTACTGCCACAATCCTGTCTTACTCTGATGGTTGTCATGGAGTTTGAACAGGTGGTAACATGTCATTTtctcaaacaaagaaataaaaacctcAGACTGTGCGTCAAGAGGTAAGAGCTGCCTCAGGAGGCATCTGGTCATATGGCAGTTCTGTCATCTAAATGTGTGGATGCCATCGTGTGTTTCTCTTCACCATGTGCATCTGTGATGTTAAAAGAACCACCACACCACCACAGATGGGCTTAAAAGCCAATGCGAGATCTGGGAGTGAGACTGTATTTGGTTGAACTGAAAACCCTCTTTATTAAACGAATCATACCCTCACTTCAGTTGCAGATGCTTTGTTGCATTCCTCCTTGGTTTGATTTGGTGGCTTTTTGCTAATGACACTAAAAAAAGCATCTCAAATCAGTTCTCCCCTTAGATGTTTCAAAATCAGATTCATATATGATAATTAATGTACAGGCTATAATAGTTTTAAAGAAGCTAAGATTCTAAATATGTCTCATGTTTCTGCTCCCAACAGAGCCATCATTTCAGTACCtacatgctttttgttttctttataaCTGAAACAACCATTAAGACTCATGAATAATGGAGCATCTTCAGCAGCTCAAGAGGCAGGCGTCAGgagtgtgagtcagtgtgtgtgtgcatgtgtaactaatgtgtgtctgcatttgtgaaGAAAATAGTGgtggaaaaataaatgtgagGAGCAGCAGTTAAACTGTAGGGCACCGATCTGTTCAAAGTCAGCTGTGATTACGAAATCGAAAGCAGATTAGATAATGACTTTATACTGAGTTGAAAGACGCTTATGTACAGCGTTGTGGATAATCTCATAATTCTCCTTTAAGAACAGAAGCTATCTCATCAGCACAGCGTGAGGACTCAATTTTTTTAATACTGATTTCTCACTGTGGATGAACGCTATTCGTCTGCTCAGCAATGGCTGATACATTTTGTTTCGCCTGGAGCAATCTGTCTAAAAATTACTTAATGATTTTAAGAATTTCACCCAGGGTTTTGGCATAGCACTTGTTGAGGGAGCTACATACAGAACTGGCCACATTTTTTGAAAATTTCATCCAAATTCTCACCACAAATATCAAAGGAGGCTTAACCATCGCTGCCAAAGCGATCCTTTTGAAGTTCATCCAGTTGCTGACTATGCCCCTAATCCCTCTAAGACTCATAAAACCGAACTGGTGGATTGATCAGTCTGCATGCAATCcttattttaatgtgttgtgTTCAGTTTGAGTCGATAATTATTTGAACCTCATAAAGCTGCGGGATGTGGATGAGTTGTTTGCCTTAATTTGTCAGCGTCgtgcttgtgttttctgaagCCTCTGATGTTGCGTAGCAGCAAATGCTGCTGTATCCCAAGGACGTGGGTCCCCCTCAGTTATTGTCCCCCCTCACTCCCCATCCTTTCATCTTTGCTgccactttctttctttctccctctccatctcttctaGTGTTGCACTTAGAGCTATGCTCTGGTAATCAGCACTTTTCTCTTAAGACATCCTTTGAGAACACTCTGAATTCAAATGGtcttgttttgtatttatttatttcattcccCTCAAGGCTCCACTCATCCGATGCAGCGAAAAGGTGATTTGATGCGATCCACGCCACACAACTTTCTTAGAGGAGCAGTCTGAATCTTAATCAGACGTGTCTACCATATACAGTACCCCATCGAGAAACACAGACCATTTGAAAACTGCGTGAGGCTTCATTGATATCAAAAAGCAAAGggatagaaaataaaaataaaaagcccTGCACTGAGACACACCAGCATCATCACACCGCATACAGGTGTAACTGTCCTGGATTAATAATGATGCAGGCAGGGTGTTTGGAAAGTTTACCAGAGTTTTCTAATCATGTTTTGCCTGCTAACTAGGGAACGGTATTTTACTGCGACACCATCAAAGCATCACTGAAAGTAACAGACGCCTGAGCTAGCTCATTATCCTTATGCTGCATGGATACTCCTAAGTCCTACACTGAATCTCCACAATTGCCTAGTAAATTGTAATTATACTCCaaaccacagcagctctgctggaaaacacatttGCTAGTCCTGCATTTAAGCATTAACTTGACATTGGCCCTTaactggaaacactggaaaccaAGCAGGGACAGTATCCCCTGCTGAATTTGGATTGGATCAGAACTTGGATTTTATTAGGTCATCCTACAGTAAGGACAACACAGAAGCCCGGATGACCTCTTTTAGTGTgatcacagaaacacatggagaggagagggctgGCTGGAATGAAAACATGCTCGATGGGTACACACCCATCTCAACACTACAGATTCCCAAATGATGTGTAAACCCAATATTTTTTAGCTTCATGAAGAGAAACATGTGAGTCTCAACTCTTGATCAAAGATAAGATGTGATATCTTTCAAACAAAAGTTAACATGCACTAAAGCACAAACTGTATCTACGATCCCTGTGTTCTCCCTCCACCAGGTATCATCCGTCTGAGCGAAGGCTTTCATGATCGATACCCTGTGGAGGACTACCTGGACTTGTTCGATCAGGCGGCTTACCAGATCCAGGGCAACCTCACAGCAAATGCCAGTGGAAGCCCCAGCCAACCTAACATCATCATCGGTAAGCAAAATAATACTGAGTACACAATGATGATAAATACAGTAAACTTACTAAAAATCATTTGTCATCAACTGCGTGCAAATTAGTTTGTGCTTTGTGAAGAGAAGTTTTTCAACTAATTTGCTTGTTCATCAAATTTATGCACGCTTCTTTCCATTTGGTAACAATGGCCAGTGCTGAGGATAAGCATGAAATCATAAAtcactgatgttaaaaacaggCAAAAGTGAGGCATGCATCAGTTAAAGCCACAGGACTACAATGTAAAAAAATTGTGGATGCTTTATTTGGATTGCCTATTaatgacaatgagccacagtgAAGATAATAACTGGTGACATAAAGTGTTGCGTCACTGTTTGTGGTGTCTTTATAGACTCTGGTATCCCccgtcttaaaaaaaaaaaaaaaaaaaatcaatctaaTTTGATTCTCACCATCTCATTTGTATTAAGGGCACTAATTGACATAGTTTTAACAGCCTTTAAAGTCTGCTTTAAAGTCTGAAATTTGTAGTGGCTTGTTGTGGTTGCAAGTTGTCTGGGTTTGACAGACTACCAGGATTTGATATCTTATTTCCAGGGAAATTCACAGAGaagtgctttttgttttcctgtgtgcaGCCCTTAACTGGCAGTGACACTCCttatatattattaatatatatattactAATTCTGATGGGAGCAAAGTAGAAAGTCAGGTGAC includes:
- the LOC139349577 gene encoding carbohydrate sulfotransferase 15-like, encoding MTQMDYKYSLLGSAVDDYRKRPLLLQVDDTPMNLFAVLEVKRELPKRWSTLGCFRKIRLYSFLFGLAVMFLIMASYILTGDKKGLLLTPSPYHFGSLVSPGPFAFNLSSVKDYAHIKLVVKSITSKVEFRSSRQLPELKALVNSEPHMFSVVPRKFLHGVKNPCWYEEYTGNITSDPYRTNLYARYSRRFRTVFQHLRNTFREHLFHRDRKLYRMRCLPYFYIIGQPKCGTTDLYDRLRLHPDVKFTTFKEPHWWTRKRFGIIRLSEGFHDRYPVEDYLDLFDQAAYQIQGNLTANASGSPSQPNIIIGEASASTMWDNNAWVYFYDNTTEGEPPFLIQDFVHALQPDARFIVMLRDPVERLYSDYLYFGIANKSAEDFHEKVSESLQLFEGCLTEYTMRSCVYNTTVNNAMPVRLQVGVYIVYLLDWLTVFSREQILVLRLEDHASNRKYTMHKVFDFLNLGPLTKEIESEITRSPASNTRRPADKNLGPMLPITKEILRDFYMPFNEKLAKVLRNDSFLWENNSKL